The genomic interval ATTCTTAACGATTCTTTGACAGCGGCATATCTGCCACAAACTCTGCACATGTTTTTAAGCATTGTGCGcttgtataaatataattcaagcaaaataaaaaattggttGAGCGCCACAAATAATGGgtaaacaaatttgtatgAAGCAACAGCTGTTTTTTACTGAGTTTACCATTCACATGTGTGCGGAACCTGTAACCATTTAATGTGTTAGTGTTGTAAAACGAACTATAGTCTTTTTAAAAAGATCGCACAACAATTTTAACATGTTCaacttaaatttgtttatactgTTTCTCTGACATTATagtaacaattaaaaaaaaattaaaaactcagTGTATTAGAAATAGTAGTAGATTTGCTGAAATAAGCAGCATAATGAAACTCATTCATTTCAGAACTTTAATGAAACTCTAGTATATAGTCTGGAAAATCACAAATGTACACTTCATGAAggttattattgtttaattataCCCTACACATACAAAAGCAGATACATGTTGAAAAGTTTGAGCttattatacatatgtatatgaatacaaaattcaaatcaattaacttttcacttttattcCCTGGTTTTGCTGCTCTAGATTACGCCTGTGTGCGCTGGACCGACAATGAGTAGCCAAATGTGTTTGGCGTATAAAGGTTTTATTGCACAGCTCGCAACTGTAAGcgagaaatatattttaaagcaaTTGCAAGTTGTATAATAAATAAGGAACCCCACCTGAAAGCTCGCTCGCCGGAATGAATGAGCATGTGATTCTTGAGTATGTAGGCGGTGGTGAAGGCCTTTCCACAGCTGGTGCACACATACGGGCGCTCATTGGTGTGTGTCCTCTCGTGTTTCAGCCGCGTGCTATAGTCCGTGAAGCAGCGTCCACAGTACTGGCATGCAAAGGGACGTTCCCCGGTGTGCCTTCGCATATGTCGTTTTAGTTCGGAGCTGGTGCAAAAGCGATCCTGGCACACGCTGACAGAAATTGGAAGTGCATTACGTCAAtgtaatatttgttgtttatacatttttggcaTGCTTACTCGCATTGGAACTGTTTGTCTCCACGATGTCGTCTGCAGTGCAATTCAAAGGCCATGCGTCCAGATATATGATTGCCACATTCATCACAGACAAATATCAGACTTCCTACGCGTTTTCGTCCCCGTTTTTTCCTGCCGACACTTTGCATGGCAATCTCGTCGTTTAACACTCTGTCCAAAACTGCACACTCCTCATCCGAATCCTTGTCAGGCAGGATATAGTCTTCGGTAGCTGAATTTTCGTTAGCATCGCTGACTAGTGCACTTGGGTGCTCGTCAAGTggattttttattgtttccgGTAAGGTACGGGCATGCTGAGCTTCATCCACCTCTCTAACTAAGTCATCATCAATGTTTATGTCGTACTCTATGAGGTCTCCATGTTGGCTGTGCTCCTCTATAATTATCTCGTCTTCATCCTGTTGCACTTTAATTATTAACTCTTCATCCGGCTCAGGCTCACTTGCAGCCGCGGTTTCCGGTTGTGACTCAAAGTGCCTGGCATTGATTAATTTTTGGCTACTGTTGCCAGCATATTCCATTACGGCTACCCGGTACTCCTTGGATACATGCTTCAGCTCTTCCTCGCTTAAGGCAGacaggagctgctgctgtgctgccACGACTCTATCGCAAAATCTGATTGCCTCGCGTAATTCCGTCTGACAGCAAATGCATATTAGATTCGGcaagcattttgcattttccaaCTGCATAACAATAtcgttaattttatttacatatttgtgtGTCAGCTGACAACtcaaaacacacaaataataataatacttacAATTAATCCCGTAAGGActtgaatgcgccaaagtATGTTTTGATCCTCGAAGAGTCTTATCGAATTCTTGTAGGCTGCATATCTGCCACACACTCTGCACATATTCTTGAGCATTGCGTGCAGTAATAAAAACTAATATTTTGTTGAgctcaataaataaatatgtaaacagCGTCGTTTGATGGTACagctgtttttgttatttttgccaTTCGCGTGTGCGCGTAATATCGCTTGCACTGTGTTGACTAAcgtttgatttatagctgttaaccaattgtttaattttttttacattatattcgtaaataaagaaaaaaatttcCAGTACTGAATTAgttgtttgctttatttatagataattcaatataatttacataagTTATTGCTATGGATTCGAAAAGAATGGGTTGTAAGCAAAGATTCCTAAGGTATATAAAATGTAGGCATTAATTACATTCGTTTATTTTATCTAATATAGAATAGGTTTTTTGTAATCTTATTTAACGGTgatgattattattaatccTGAATATGCAAACTCTCCTCATCCATTTCCAATTTGAGCTGTAGGGCGGGGTcgtgctgcatttgctgcttcATCTGATACTTTTCCAAAGTACGCTTGTGCACCCCGGTTCGCATATGTGTGCTGAGATGAGTGGGAAGCATGAAAGATTTGTCGCAGAGCTCGCATCTGAAAGCACAAGAAATTCTAttagagccaaacctcgtcgGCGATATACCTGCCATATTTTACCTATAAGAGCGCAAGCCGGAATGTGTTAACATATGGTTTTTAAGAATGTAGCCCGTGGTGAAAGCCTTGCCGCAGGTGCCACACACATAGGGGCGCTCGTTGGTGTGGGTGCGTTCGTGCTTGACGCGCGTCGTGTAGTCGGAGAAGCAGCGTCCACAGTACTGGCAGGCAAAGGGGCGCTCTCCGGTGTGCTTGCGCATGTGGCGCTTAAGCTCCGAGGTGGTGCAAAAGCATTTGTCACAGATTCTAGAAAGAAATGTAAttcatttctatttgtttgtgtgtatgaTTGGACACCACTTACTCGCACTGGAAATCTTTCTCGCCGCGATGCCGACGGCAATGCAATTCGAATGCCATGCGTCCCTTTATGTGATTGCCGCATTGCTCGCAAATGTAAACACCGCCTGCCCCTCTGCGACGAGGATCTTCGGGCTTAATTTTTGGCTTTGGCGGCAGGCTGCTCTTTTTCACAGCATTCTCATGCTCATATTCATCATCGAGCACATTGTCCAGAACGGCCACCTCGTCGTCAGAATCATACAGATAGACCTCTGTGGGATCGGGCACTATCAGTTGATTCGACATGTTCTCAATTTTCACAATATTCCCGTCATCGTCTGCCATAAGGCATTCGTATTGCGTTTCCTCCACCAACGAATCATTGTCATCCTCGTCAGCCTCAATGAAATCCGTCATGTCAGGGCCAATTTCATATTTGACTTTCGTAACAGTTCCACTACTTTCCGGTAGCAATTTGACCAGTTCATCATCGTCCGCATGCTGGTAACTAGGTTCGATTTCTCGCTCCACTTCGGTTTCTGGTTCCGAGTCACCTTCGGTTTCTTGATCATCTGCTGACGGCGTTAAGGCTTCGTTTCCCATTATGAGTGCCTTGTATTTCTCGGGTATgccctcctgctgctgtttggtGAGCCCCGCTAGTAATTCACGCTGGGCGCTGATGCAGCGATCCCGAAACCTGACGGCACTTGTTAATTCAATGTTGCAGCACTCGCACATCAGCTCGGGTAAGCATAGATAGCTTTCCagctgcaaataaacaaattagatGCATAAGATAATTGCCAAAGCAGAGTCTTGTCCCGCTTACCCGTAGGCCCGTGAGCGTTTCTATATTGCCTAGCAGCTTTTTATTGGctttatcaaatattttgaaagaTTTCTTGAAACTGGCGTATTTGCCGCACACTCTGCATGTGTTTTTTAGCCATTTGTTCGGTACTTTTGCCATATTTTTCtaagcaaaacaattttttatggaTAAATGGTGGAAAAAGATGCGCGGATGTGTCTTGCGTTGCCAactacttctcatatatattgttttgcCATTCACTGGGAGTGTCAACAATCGAATGTTAAATTAACAGAGTTACACCGCACTTAACAGAGCCGAAAAGCACGACATGGCGACTTTGGAATGGTAAGTTTATCtcgaaaataaacaattatttgtttataataaacacGTTTGCATACAGGTCTTGCGCGCCACGCTGCTATCAAGTTGTCAAAAACCATTTACATAGAAAAGTTACGGAAGAACATCCGCTTAAGCAGCAGACTGTCAATGTCACGGTAAGACAGCTGCAAAACTCCGCcccttgtaaatatttaactaatttaCTTGTCAGGTCGCAGACAAGAATCCCCTCAGCTTGGCGTTGGCACTGGAAGGCACTGATCCGCTTTCGAAATTTGCGCGCCAGGAGCAGGAACTAAATGATCCACTGACGCAGATGGCCAGCGAATTTGTAAGTAAACTGCGATGACTTCATctaataacaaaatatgatTCAACATTTCACTGCAGACGCTCAAGTCTAAGCGTGGACACAGCAACGAACTGGAGGATAACGCGCTTAATTGGAGCACACGCCGCCTGGGCATATTGAATCGCTTCACGACCAATGAAAAGCTGTCGCTATCCACCAGCTTTCTATGCACCAGCAGCACGGAAAGTGGGGGTGAAAACTGTAAGATCCTGTTCCAGGAATAAACTAAGACGTTTAATTTACTAATAATACTATCTTTATAGTCAAGGCCCAGACTGTGGTGGCGGATAAGGTTAAGTATCGGCTAGAGCAGCTGGATAATTTCGATGCTTGTAGCATGCGTCACATGATGGACCTGACACAGCAGGAGTACATACAGCGGTTCGATCAGCTTAAACAGGAACTGATCCAGTCCTGGCACAACGATCAGCGCGTCAAGGCTCTGAAGATAGCCATTCAGTGCGCCAAGATGCTATCGGACACTAGAGTGCTGCAGTTCTATCCCAGTCAGTATGTTCTTATCACGGATATTTTGGACGTCTTTGGCAAGCTGGTTTACGAGCGTTTACGTGCCAAGGCAGCGGGTGCACCAGGCGCATCGGCCGTGGTCCTACAAAGAGAGCGCGAAGCTGCACGCGACACCTGTCAGAATTGGTTCTACAAAGTCGCCTCTATACGTGAGCTGCTGCCGCGTCTTTATCTGGAAATGGCTATATTTAAGTGCTATGGGTTTCTGACCACCTCGGAGCAGGAAATGGAGCAATCCCTGTTACGACTCACAAGTCAGCTACGTGGCATTGCTGATCCGCTGGTTTCCAGCTATGCGCGCTGTTACCTGGTGCGCGTTGGAGTTCCGGTTACGTCCAGCAAGGTCTACATACGCGACAACTTTACAGATTTTTTCACAATTTATCCGCAGGTTAGTGAGTCATACTCGACTTTGAcctcaatttaattttcttttacacTGTATACCGGCAGATCTTTCGCCTGGTGG from Drosophila virilis strain 15010-1051.87 chromosome 2, Dvir_AGI_RSII-ME, whole genome shotgun sequence carries:
- the LOC6629609 gene encoding transcription factor Ouib; amino-acid sequence: MLKNMCRVCGRYAAYKNSIRLFEDQNILWRIQVLTGLILENAKCLPNLICICCQTELREAIRFCDRVVAAQQQLLSALSEEELKHVSKEYRVAVMEYAGNSSQKLINARHFESQPETAAASEPEPDEELIIKVQQDEDEIIIEEHSQHGDLIEYDINIDDDLVREVDEAQHARTLPETIKNPLDEHPSALVSDANENSATEDYILPDKDSDEECAVLDRVLNDEIAMQSVGRKKRGRKRVGSLIFVCDECGNHISGRMAFELHCRRHRGDKQFQCDVCQDRFCTSSELKRHMRRHTGERPFACQYCGRCFTDYSTRLKHERTHTNERPYVCTSCGKAFTTAYILKNHMLIHSGERAFSCELCNKTFIRQTHLATHCRSSAHRRNLEQQNQGIKVKS
- the LOC138910953 gene encoding transcription factor Ouib-like, giving the protein MAKVPNKWLKNTCRVCGKYASFKKSFKIFDKANKKLLGNIETLTGLRLESYLCLPELMCECCNIELTSAVRFRDRCISAQRELLAGLTKQQQEGIPEKYKALIMGNEALTPSADDQETEGDSEPETEVEREIEPSYQHADDDELVKLLPESSGTVTKVKYEIGPDMTDFIEADEDDNDSLVEETQYECLMADDDGNIVKIENMSNQLIVPDPTEVYLYDSDDEVAVLDNVLDDEYEHENAVKKSSLPPKPKIKPEDPRRRGAGGVYICEQCGNHIKGRMAFELHCRRHRGEKDFQCEICDKCFCTTSELKRHMRKHTGERPFACQYCGRCFSDYTTRVKHERTHTNERPYVCGTCGKAFTTGYILKNHMLTHSGLRSYRCELCDKSFMLPTHLSTHMRTGVHKRTLEKYQMKQQMQHDPALQLKLEMDEESLHIQD